Proteins found in one Phycodurus eques isolate BA_2022a chromosome 18, UOR_Pequ_1.1, whole genome shotgun sequence genomic segment:
- the dusp10 gene encoding dual specificity protein phosphatase 10 isoform X2 produces the protein MPPSPLDDRIVVALPRPIRPQELQLRLDTSYLDSIASTSSDNTVISTTVVKIRATANLVTYMPSSKGSTRSLSCGCSSASCCSVTTYEKDSPSLNHSQVSASSPNLSYAGPPMLSNHEALSASSLAQGAPKAHPSTTVRVIHPNELAKRVTCCPMGHPIGPVPVIIDCRAFTEYNKSHIRGAVHINCSDKISRRRLQQGKITVLDLISCRQGKDSFKGIFSKEIVVYDDSTSDPNRLAPSQPLHVVLESLRREGKDPIILKGGLSCFRQSHENLCEHSLHLHEGLDSGATAGLSGALPHTLPSTPDIENADVTPVLPFLYLGNERDAQDINLLQHLNVGYILNVTTHLPLFHYDTGLFIYKRLPATDSNKQNLRQYFEEAFEFIEEAHQAGMGLLIHCQAGVSRSATIVIAYLMKHTWMTMTDAYKFVKTRRPIISPNLNFMGQLLEFEEDLNNGITPRILTPKLMGVETIV, from the exons ATGCCTCCATCTCCCCTTGACGACAGAATTGTGGTGGCGCTGCCAAGGCCGATCCGACCTCAGGAACTCCAACTGCGACTGGACACCAGCTACCTGGACTCCATCGCCTCCACCAGCAGCGACAATACGGTCATCAGCACCACCGTGGTGAAGATTCGGGCGACGGCCAATCTTGTGACGTATATGCCCTCATCCAAGGGTTCCACGCGCTCTTTGTCGTGTGGATGCAGCAGTGCCAGCTGCTGCTCGGTGACCACTTATGAGAAGGACAGCCCGAGCCTGAACCACAGTCAGGTGAGTGCCAGCAGTCCCAACCTCAGCTATGCCGGACCCCCTATGCTCAGCAACCACGAAGCATTGAGCGCCTCCAGCCTCGCCCAGGGCGCACCCAAGGCGCACCCGTCCACCACTGTGAGAGTCATCCACCCCAATGAGCTGGCAAAGCGGGTGACCTGCTGCCCCATGGGTCACCCCATCGGGCCCGTGCCGGTCATCATCGACTGCCGAGCCTTCACGGAGTACAACAAGAGCCACATCCGGGGGGCGGTGCACATCAACTGCTCTGACAAGATCAGCCGGCGGAGGCTGCAGCAGGGAAAGATCACTGTTCTGGACCTCATCTCCTGCCGGCAGGGCAAGGACTCATTTAAGGGCATCTTCTCCAAAGAAATCGTGGTCTACGACGACAGCACCTCGGACCCCAACAGGCTGGCGCCCTCGCAGCCTCTCCACGTGGTCCTGGAGTCGCTAAGGAGGGAGGGCAAAGACCCCATCATTCTCAAAG GAGGCCTTAGCTGCTTCAGGCAGAGCCACGAGAACCTGTGCGAACACTCGCTGCACCTTCATGAAGGTCTGGACTCGGGCGCAACTGCCGGCCTCTCGGGGGCGCTACCTCACACCCTGCCCTCCACTCCGGACATCGAGAACGCAGACGTGACGCCCGTGCTGCCCTTCCTCTACCTGGGCAATGAGCGCGACGCTCAGGACATCAACTTGCTGCAACACTTGAACGTCGGATACATCCTAAATGTCACCACCCACCTTCCGCTTTTTCACTATGACACTGGCCTGTTCATCTACAAGCGCCTGCCTGCCACCGACAGCAACAAGCAGAACCTTCGCCAGTACTTCGAGGAGGCATTTGAATTTATTG AGGAAGCACACCAAGCTGGTATGGGCCTTCTGATCCACTGCCAGGCCGGCGTGTCTCGCTCCGCCACTATCGTCATCGCCTACTTGATGAAGCACACCTGGATGACCATGACGGACGCCTACAAGTTCGTCAAAACCAGACGGCCCATTATATCCCCCAACCTCAACTTCATGGGCCAGCTGCTGGAGTTCGAGGAAGACCTCAACAACGGAATCACACCACGGATCCTCACGCcaaagctgatgggtgtggaaACTATTGTCTGA
- the dusp10 gene encoding dual specificity protein phosphatase 10 isoform X1, whose protein sequence is MPPSPLDDRIVVALPRPIRPQELQLRLDTSYLDSIASTSSDNTVISTTVVKIRATANLVTYMPSSKGSTRSLSCGCSSASCCSVTTYEKDSPSLNHSQVSASSPNLSYAGPPMLSNHEALSASSLAQGAPKAHPSTTVRVIHPNELAKRVTCCPMGHPIGPVPVIIDCRAFTEYNKSHIRGAVHINCSDKISRRRLQQGKITVLDLISCRQGKDSFKGIFSKEIVVYDDSTSDPNRLAPSQPLHVVLESLRREGKDPIILKGGLSCFRQSHENLCEHSLHLHEGLDSGATAGLSGALPHTLPSTPDIENADVTPVLPFLYLGNERDAQDINLLQHLNVGYILNVTTHLPLFHYDTGLFIYKRLPATDSNKQNLRQYFEEAFEFIEEAHQAGMGLLIHCQAGVSRSATIVIAYLMKHTWMTMTDAYKFVKTRRPIISPNLNFMGQLLEFEEDLNNGITPRILTPKLMEWQSCGSANLWVKTDEECQNMTTVWTWPTSWRRA, encoded by the exons ATGCCTCCATCTCCCCTTGACGACAGAATTGTGGTGGCGCTGCCAAGGCCGATCCGACCTCAGGAACTCCAACTGCGACTGGACACCAGCTACCTGGACTCCATCGCCTCCACCAGCAGCGACAATACGGTCATCAGCACCACCGTGGTGAAGATTCGGGCGACGGCCAATCTTGTGACGTATATGCCCTCATCCAAGGGTTCCACGCGCTCTTTGTCGTGTGGATGCAGCAGTGCCAGCTGCTGCTCGGTGACCACTTATGAGAAGGACAGCCCGAGCCTGAACCACAGTCAGGTGAGTGCCAGCAGTCCCAACCTCAGCTATGCCGGACCCCCTATGCTCAGCAACCACGAAGCATTGAGCGCCTCCAGCCTCGCCCAGGGCGCACCCAAGGCGCACCCGTCCACCACTGTGAGAGTCATCCACCCCAATGAGCTGGCAAAGCGGGTGACCTGCTGCCCCATGGGTCACCCCATCGGGCCCGTGCCGGTCATCATCGACTGCCGAGCCTTCACGGAGTACAACAAGAGCCACATCCGGGGGGCGGTGCACATCAACTGCTCTGACAAGATCAGCCGGCGGAGGCTGCAGCAGGGAAAGATCACTGTTCTGGACCTCATCTCCTGCCGGCAGGGCAAGGACTCATTTAAGGGCATCTTCTCCAAAGAAATCGTGGTCTACGACGACAGCACCTCGGACCCCAACAGGCTGGCGCCCTCGCAGCCTCTCCACGTGGTCCTGGAGTCGCTAAGGAGGGAGGGCAAAGACCCCATCATTCTCAAAG GAGGCCTTAGCTGCTTCAGGCAGAGCCACGAGAACCTGTGCGAACACTCGCTGCACCTTCATGAAGGTCTGGACTCGGGCGCAACTGCCGGCCTCTCGGGGGCGCTACCTCACACCCTGCCCTCCACTCCGGACATCGAGAACGCAGACGTGACGCCCGTGCTGCCCTTCCTCTACCTGGGCAATGAGCGCGACGCTCAGGACATCAACTTGCTGCAACACTTGAACGTCGGATACATCCTAAATGTCACCACCCACCTTCCGCTTTTTCACTATGACACTGGCCTGTTCATCTACAAGCGCCTGCCTGCCACCGACAGCAACAAGCAGAACCTTCGCCAGTACTTCGAGGAGGCATTTGAATTTATTG AGGAAGCACACCAAGCTGGTATGGGCCTTCTGATCCACTGCCAGGCCGGCGTGTCTCGCTCCGCCACTATCGTCATCGCCTACTTGATGAAGCACACCTGGATGACCATGACGGACGCCTACAAGTTCGTCAAAACCAGACGGCCCATTATATCCCCCAACCTCAACTTCATGGGCCAGCTGCTGGAGTTCGAGGAAGACCTCAACAACGGAATCACACCACGGATCCTCACGCcaaagctgatgg AGTGGCAAAGCTGTGGGTCAGCAAATCTGTGGGTCAAAACTGATGAGGAATGCCAAAATATGACGACTGTTTGGACCTGGCCGACGTCCTGGAGGAGAGCATGA